The following coding sequences are from one Pelagicoccus sp. SDUM812003 window:
- a CDS encoding integron integrase yields the protein MESVYELVEPPFVEMGLVDEGNGKSVIGKRREKWDLEVPVSFPVWLETLQASELPEAERRSYQITIKWFLGYCKRARCEVTRGAANAFFETARREKLPDRNLMTLWLNALRWFFRNASEVPDDAEELAEGGDFRAEHESFKGEAWFDVFIRELRRRHYSYRTEVSYLQWVRGFAAYHRTEELWKLGEAEIKRYLDYLATERRVAASTQRQALNAIVFFYRRALRRELGDFSDYLRASPKSNLPIVLTAEELRELFMRLNEPYRLMARLQYGAGLRVSELCRLRIKDLDFHRCRVSVIGGKGDKDRTALLPESMREELMIQVERARLVHERDREASLPGVYLPEALGRKFSQAAKEWSWFWLWPSRSLSSDPRIGEKRRHHVLDRQYQRKLSSAASQSGIVKRVTSHVLRHSYATHLLENGTDIRTVQELLGHKDIKTTQIYLHVMRTKENSTVSPLDAWGGG from the coding sequence ATGGAATCCGTGTACGAGTTGGTTGAACCCCCGTTTGTGGAGATGGGTTTGGTGGATGAGGGAAATGGAAAAAGCGTCATTGGGAAAAGGCGGGAGAAATGGGATCTGGAGGTGCCGGTGAGCTTCCCGGTTTGGTTGGAGACTTTGCAGGCTTCGGAGCTGCCGGAAGCGGAGAGGAGGAGCTACCAGATCACGATCAAGTGGTTTCTGGGGTATTGTAAGCGGGCGCGGTGCGAGGTGACTCGGGGCGCGGCGAATGCCTTTTTCGAAACGGCGCGGCGCGAGAAGCTTCCTGACCGGAATCTGATGACGCTTTGGTTAAATGCGTTGCGCTGGTTCTTTAGGAACGCGAGCGAGGTGCCGGATGATGCGGAGGAGTTGGCTGAGGGGGGTGACTTCAGGGCGGAGCATGAGTCTTTTAAGGGCGAGGCGTGGTTTGACGTTTTTATTCGGGAGTTGAGGAGGCGCCACTACAGCTATCGCACTGAGGTGAGCTATTTGCAGTGGGTGCGGGGATTTGCCGCTTATCATCGAACGGAGGAGCTGTGGAAGCTGGGCGAAGCAGAGATTAAGCGGTATTTGGACTATTTGGCGACGGAGCGGCGGGTGGCGGCTTCGACCCAGCGGCAGGCGTTGAACGCGATCGTGTTTTTTTATCGGCGAGCGTTGAGGCGGGAGCTGGGGGATTTTTCGGACTATTTGCGGGCGAGCCCGAAATCGAATTTGCCGATCGTCTTGACTGCGGAGGAGCTGAGGGAGCTGTTCATGCGTCTGAACGAGCCGTATCGTTTGATGGCGCGGCTACAGTATGGCGCGGGGCTTCGGGTGTCGGAGCTGTGTCGCTTGCGGATCAAGGATCTGGATTTTCATCGTTGTCGCGTTTCGGTGATCGGCGGCAAGGGGGACAAGGATCGAACGGCTTTGCTGCCTGAGTCGATGCGGGAGGAGTTGATGATCCAGGTGGAGCGGGCGCGTCTGGTGCACGAGCGGGATCGAGAGGCGAGCTTGCCGGGCGTATATTTGCCGGAGGCGCTGGGGAGAAAGTTTTCGCAGGCGGCGAAGGAGTGGTCTTGGTTTTGGCTTTGGCCGAGCCGTTCGCTGAGCTCGGATCCTCGCATTGGGGAGAAGCGTCGCCATCACGTGCTGGACCGGCAGTATCAACGCAAGCTTTCGAGCGCGGCGAGCCAATCGGGTATCGTGAAGCGGGTGACGTCGCATGTTTTGCGTCATTCCTACGCGACGCATTTGCTCGAGAATGGAACGGACATTCGCACGGTGCAGGAGCTGTTGGGGCACAAGGATATCAAGACGACCCAGATCTACTTGCATGTGATGCGAACGAAGGAGAATTCGACGGTGAGCCCGCTTGATGCCTGGGGTGGAGGCTAG
- a CDS encoding glycoside hydrolase family 43 protein: MNLVPLFCATALSLSVSADAGNPIITDVFTADPAALVHDGRVYLYTGHDEAEVDKPGYVMNEWLVFSSDDMVDWKAEGSPLSLDDFEWANVHAWAGHAIERDGKFYWYITAWEEARGEFGIGVAVSDSPTGPFKDALGKPLVTSDLTENPMNYEDRRILWDDIDPAAYIDEDGQAYLFWGNTNCYWAKLKDSMVELDGEIHQIELPDFVEAPYIHRKGGLYYLTYSKGFPERTAYATSESLEGPWEYRGVIKQLAGNCNTNHQAVVEFKGRDYFIYHNGGLRTGGSFRRSVCVDYLRYGEDGSILPILPTEEGVVSADEPLER, translated from the coding sequence ATGAACCTTGTACCCCTGTTTTGCGCGACTGCCCTGTCGCTGAGCGTTTCGGCTGATGCCGGCAACCCCATCATCACGGATGTCTTCACTGCGGATCCTGCGGCGTTGGTGCATGATGGCCGGGTTTATCTGTACACGGGACATGACGAAGCGGAGGTGGACAAGCCGGGATACGTGATGAACGAGTGGCTGGTGTTTTCTTCGGACGACATGGTCGACTGGAAGGCGGAGGGATCTCCGCTGTCGTTGGACGATTTCGAGTGGGCGAACGTGCATGCATGGGCTGGCCATGCGATCGAGCGCGATGGGAAGTTCTATTGGTACATCACAGCGTGGGAGGAGGCTCGGGGCGAGTTTGGCATCGGGGTGGCAGTGTCGGACAGTCCCACTGGGCCTTTCAAGGACGCCTTGGGCAAGCCTCTGGTGACGAGCGATTTGACGGAGAATCCGATGAATTACGAGGACCGCCGCATTCTGTGGGATGATATCGATCCGGCGGCGTACATCGATGAGGACGGCCAGGCGTATCTGTTTTGGGGAAACACGAACTGCTACTGGGCCAAGCTGAAGGACAGCATGGTGGAGCTGGACGGAGAGATTCACCAGATCGAGCTGCCGGATTTCGTGGAGGCTCCCTACATCCACAGGAAGGGAGGACTGTACTATTTGACCTACTCGAAAGGGTTTCCCGAGCGCACGGCGTACGCCACCTCCGAGAGCTTGGAAGGGCCTTGGGAGTACCGAGGGGTGATCAAGCAGCTTGCGGGCAACTGCAATACCAACCACCAGGCGGTGGTCGAGTTCAAGGGCCGCGACTATTTCATCTACCACAACGGGGGATTGCGGACGGGCGGCAGTTTTCGTCGCTCGGTGTGCGTCGACTACCTCCGCTA